TGAGGAGAACCCGGGGGAGAGTTTGTCCAGCTGCAAAGCCAGGAATCTCCCTGTCTCCCCGACCGCCTCCCCGCCTTTGCCCTGCGCCCACCACCATCACTTCCCTGGTTGAgtgtacagtgtgtgtgtgtgacgcgCACACTAGTCGGAGCTCAGTGGACATTTGCTGACTGAATGTGTGTGAGTGAGTAAGCGTTTATGCAAGTGTGCACACGGCTTAAAGCGTGCGCGTCTGAAGATGTGCAGggtgtgggggtggaggaggctgTTTGTAGCGCACCTCTGCGTAGATCAGAAGGTCAATGCGAGTGGGAATGGCGAGCAGGCGGAGTACGAGGCAGATGGCTCCTTTAGACTTCCCAAAACTGCCCTGGGAGTGGGGCGGAGGGGAGTTATGGGGCCTCGAGGCTGCATGGTTTCCTAGTTGAGAGTCCTCAAGCCAGGCTACACGGGTCAGCCCCCCAGTCCCTCGGCGCTCTGGGGCCTGGGAGCTGCTTCTCCGACGCCTACTCCAGAGGCCCTGACGCCACCTCCACGGTCCCTGCCCTGGCAGAGACTAACCCCGTGGGGTCCTTGACCCCACCCACACGTGCGCCTCGGCGGTGCCGCGATgcggtgggggggagggggtcctcaCAATCTTCCCTGCAGCCATTCCCCAGGCTCGATATCCATGCCTGCTCCACCCCTCGCCTCCTCCCAGGGGCCCGGTATTGGCAGTGAAACGACCTGGAGCTTCAGTATTGCTTATTCTGCTTGGGCTGGTCGCTTTTTTTCCTGAGCCTCGGTTTGCCCGCTTGTACACTGGAGGTAAAGATCTACACCACAggtttgctgtgaggattaaactgAATCATGATGCGATACTCCCAGCGTGTTCCTGGTTGCGGGTACCAAGTATTTACTAGCTCAGAAGGATTCAACcgacctccccaccccccaactcctctTGCTTCCCCAGCCAGTGGCGGGCTCTGCTCGCCGGGTTGGCTAATTTCCCGCGGGGCCGCCTCGGCCCGGTCCGGGAGACAGCGCCCAGTCAGGGTGCTTGCGGTAGGCGGAGAGGCCTCAGGCCAGTGAGAGAGTCGGGTGTTTTGTTTCCAGGAACCTTCCTTCTACCCCCCAACCGTGCGGGAGCGCGCGGGACGGGCTGCTCAGTGCCGAGGCCGCGCAGAGGAGGACGCACAAATTGTATTTCAGGTCTGGGTCCTTCCGGGTTAATGAGCTGACACCATGATTAAAGCTGACCATTTGTAATGTGTCTCGACCCCGCCGCCGAGCCCTGAAGAGGTTAATGCGGTGATGGAGGCCGGCACCTGCCCCTCGCCGGCCTCCCGGGCCGTGGCGCACAGGCCCTGGCCCCCGTCCCtcgcctgcccctgcccctgccccggcTGCGCCGCCGACTCCTAATCAATTAGCCCATTAACGATCCCTTGGAAGAGTTAAGTAGGGAGAGGTTCTGCCAAGGGTAGAGCTGCAGTCGGTAACTCACCGCGGCTAATGATATTATAAGCGCTTTACTCAATAACGCGGGCGCGGCGCGGGCGAGGAGGGAACTGCATAGTCATGGTGCAGCGTCTGGATATCCGTGGGGACTGATTCCAGAGTCTCCTCTCACCCTTGGCTGCATTTGGGGGGCACCCTAGGGGCAGGGCTTCCGGGATCTCTTCACCCAGCGGTCCCGAGGCTGCAGACCCGGGGGTGGAGTTGCCTGAGCACCTGGGGGCCTTGCCTCACCTTCATTTCCTCGAAGCTTCTGTAGACAACTGTGTCCCCGAACCGTTTTGCCCGCTCCGGGCTGATTCTAGGTCCAGTAACAGCTGATCTGGGAATTAAAGGGGCGAAAGCCAGGGCTCAGAAGGGTCCGCGAGGACGAGGGAGGAACCgcgatttattgagtgccttccgTGTGCCGAGGTCGGAGTTGGGTACTTTGACCCCACGGGGCTTCTGCGGGGAGGCACTGCTTCCCCTAATTTTAggaatgaggaaaccgaggctcagaaagTCCAAGCTCACCTAGCCGAGATCTGAATCGACTTTTCCCGATCCTAAAACCTTGTCCTCATCCTCACCTCCCTCTCCCGTTCCCGAGAGCAAAGGGCTTCCACTTCTGCAGCAATGGTGACCACCCAATATTTGCCAAAAACTGAGAATCACTTACGGAACAGCAGGGCGGACCACGGCCTATTCAGCAAAGgtttacagagtacctactatgagcTCCTAGAGCTTCTAGGCTTTTGGGGGCTTTTCCGTTCCTGCCTAAGGCGCTCCTCAAaacaggagaagggggagggatgTTAACGAGAAGTTCATTTCACCCATGAGGGCAGTGAGGCTCTGTTGGGACTGGAGTTGTCCTTGTTCGTGCAGCGTGTGAATGGTGGTGCTGGGACTTGAACCAGGATCTCTTGAAACAAGATCTAGGGCTCCCTCCTTACCACTCAACATCATGCAGCCCCGTTGAGCCTGTGACAGGGGTGGGGTCTGTGGGCGAGGAAGCCAGAAATTGTCTGCTCCTGGGCCTCCCAGGTAAGCTGCCAGGAATAGCACCAGGAATAGTTCAGAGGCGCACGTTCCTAAATCCTCCTCCCTCACGGGGCGCATTGATCTGGGGGGTGCTTGCCCTGCTTGCTCGCCCGGACGAGAAGGggtgggaggctgggggagggtcGTGGAGCAGCCTGTGTGAGCCCCTCTGAGGATGCGAGGACCTGTCGCCTGAGGGAGGCGTCGGACTACTCCAGCTGCGAGCCGCACGCAGTCCCTGCCCCTCGAGAGGGCCGGGGTCCGAGCGGTCAGAGCCGCCGCAGAGGCCTGGAACGCGGGCTGGAATCTGTGCTGCTTTCGGCCCTGGCTGTCCCTGGTTGGACACATCAGACGCCCACAGGGCTCTCGGCGCGCCCCGGGGCTCACAGACGCTGCGTGCCCGGCCTAGGCTTTTTGAAAATTTCCGGGGCCGCTCGGCGGCGCTGCGATTGGCCGCGTCCGGGTAACCTCTATGCAAATGAGGCCGCGCCACCTCCGCGCAGCCGGAGACCCGGCGAGCTGGCGGGCAAGGAAGGGGCATTCGCGCCGGGGCTGGGCGGGTGCACCCAGAGCCGGGCGGGCAGGGACCCCCGCGCAGCCGTCCCGTGCCCGCGTGTCCCCCGAGCGGAGGGGACGCCTCACCAGCTTCGTCGCCCCCTCCCCGTGGctctcctccccgcccctcccccgcgcCTGCCTGCCTGCACCATCTTCCACTCAGATCGTCTCTAAAGGGAGTTCTTGGTTTCCTCCGATTTCTTATGAATCCAGGATGGGCAGCAAGGAAGATGCGGGCAAGGGGTGTCCGGCGGCCGGCGGCGTCTCCAGCTTCACCATTCAGTCCATCCTGGGCGGGGGCCCCTCGGAGGCGCCACGGGAGCCCGCCGGCTGGCCCTCCAGGAAGCGCAGCCTGTCCGTGTcctcggaggaggaggagccggACGACGGCTGGAAGGCACCCGCCTGCTTCTGCCCAGACTCGCGCGGCCCCAAGGAGCCGGGCCCCAAGCACCACCCCCCCATCCCCTTTCCTTGCCTGGGTAAGGATCGCACGCCGCCCCGTCGGCCACGAGCAAGCTCTAGGGGAGGGAAGCTGTGTCGGGGCTCTCGCGCTGGGCCCCCTCTGGCCAGAGCCGCGGCCGTCCGGGGTCCGGGGCCGAGGGGAGGGGACGCGCGCGCGATGCTCCCTGCTCGGCCCTGCGGGCGCTCGAGAGGAGACCGGGAACACAGACCTCGCGCGGCGCGGTCTGGGGGAAGGTTGGGTTGGAGGGAAAGTGTACCACAGCGGGCTGGGCACAGGGCCGACCGCACACACGGCTCTGCCCTCAATATCCCCTTTGCACATCGGCTACTTGCCGAACATCAGGTCTGGAAGTCGGGTCTGAGCGGTCCGTCTGTCTCTACCGCGATTTCTTTCAGcgtcttttctctcctctctgtctctctcctcctcctcggaATGATTAGCACTCCAAGATGATTGACAATGGTGCCTTTCAGAGATGGTTCCTCTTTACAACATCTGACAAAGGGGAGCCCCGCGTTAGCCTTAGCGTGATTTCCGAACAAACGGCCTGTGAAATGATGCCACCCTATAAAGCTCAGGGAACTCTTCCAGCTCAGTTATCACGAGGCAACATCACCTTTCTAAACGATGCTCATGTTCTCCCTCCAGACCTCCTCCCCCTGTTGCCACAAGTCCTTTCACGAAGCTGGGAGCACAAGACCCCAGACTCAAGTAGCTGGGTCCCTCTCTTCTGTTGCTTTTTAAAGGCCGGGCTGCCGGGCCTTGGGTGCCAGcgaagggagaagaggaaggggttGGGAGCGAGGAAGATGGGACTAAGGCCGCAGGCGCCTACCAAGCCCCTGGTCCCGGCCAGAGCTGGGAGTCTCTGAGGCTCCCAACTCCATGGCCTTCCTGTCTGTTCTCCTCCCCCAGGTACCCCCAAGGGCAGCGGAGGCGCGGGGCCGGCGAGCTCGGAGCGCAcgcctttcctctctccttcgcACCCGGACtttaaggaagagaaagagaggctcTTGCCCGCGGGCTCGCCGTCGCCGGGGCCCGAACGGCCGCGGGACGGCGGAGCCGAGCGGCAGGCGGGCGCCGCCAAGAAGAAGACGCGCACGGTCTTCTCGCGCAGCCAGGTGTACCAGCTCGAGTCCACCTTCGACATGAAGCGCTACCTGAGCAGCTCGGAGCGCGCCTGCCTCGCCACCAGCCTGCAGCTCACAGAGACCCAGGTCAAGACTTGGTTCCAGAACCGCCGCAACAAGTGGAAGCGGCAGCTCTCAGCCGAGCTGGAGGCGGCTAACATGGCGCACGCGTCGGCGCAGACTCTGGTGGGAATGCCGCTGGTGTTCCGGGACAGCTCGCTGCTGCGCGTGCCGGTGCCGCGCTCTCTCGCCTTCCCCGCGCCGCTCTACTACCCGGGCAGCAACCTCTCGGCCTTACCTCTCTACAACCTCTACAACAAGCTCGACTACTGACCAGCCCGCCGGCCCCGCGCCGCCCGCCTGCTCCCCCGGCCGCCCTGGCCTGTCTCCAGCTGCCCTCAAGCCCGGCGCGGGCTGCCCCCTGCGCAGGACTCTGGAGCAAGGCGGCGTGTTTCCAGAACTATTAAGAAATACACCATGTGT
This genomic stretch from Diceros bicornis minor isolate mBicDic1 chromosome 6, mDicBic1.mat.cur, whole genome shotgun sequence harbors:
- the HMX2 gene encoding homeobox protein HMX2, with amino-acid sequence MGSKEDAGKGCPAAGGVSSFTIQSILGGGPSEAPREPAGWPSRKRSLSVSSEEEEPDDGWKAPACFCPDSRGPKEPGPKHHPPIPFPCLGTPKGSGGAGPASSERTPFLSPSHPDFKEEKERLLPAGSPSPGPERPRDGGAERQAGAAKKKTRTVFSRSQVYQLESTFDMKRYLSSSERACLATSLQLTETQVKTWFQNRRNKWKRQLSAELEAANMAHASAQTLVGMPLVFRDSSLLRVPVPRSLAFPAPLYYPGSNLSALPLYNLYNKLDY